From Anaerohalosphaera lusitana, one genomic window encodes:
- the mtnA gene encoding S-methyl-5-thioribose-1-phosphate isomerase: MNFKTLEWQGGIDGTLELLDQRKLPAVTEMLQIKTIPQLYEAIKTLAVRGAPAIGVAAAYGLGLALQDTDQSVGLRAALAHLDSAAAELARSRPTAVNLTWALKRVQKCARVFIEDNPSASVTDFREDVLDQAHTICREDQKMCREIGLNGQKLITPGSAIITHCNAGALATAGQGTALSPLYEAHAAGTPFTVYVDETRPLLQGARLTAWELNQQNIPVTLICDNMAASLMAEGKITAVITGADRIAANGDTANKIGTLNLALLAYHFGIPFYIAAPSSTFDIDTPMGEKIVIEQRDPAEVKCILDRAVSPATICAYNPAFDLTPAKYITAMITEKGIIEKPNKSTIAEHLAQ; this comes from the coding sequence ATGAATTTTAAGACTCTCGAATGGCAAGGCGGAATTGATGGGACGCTCGAACTGCTCGATCAGCGAAAACTGCCCGCCGTTACCGAAATGCTCCAGATCAAAACCATACCTCAGCTCTACGAAGCCATCAAAACCCTCGCGGTGCGCGGGGCACCGGCTATCGGTGTCGCAGCCGCTTACGGCCTGGGGCTCGCGCTGCAGGATACTGACCAGTCGGTCGGTTTGCGTGCGGCGTTGGCTCACCTGGACAGTGCAGCGGCCGAACTTGCGCGGTCACGCCCGACAGCGGTGAATCTGACCTGGGCACTGAAGCGGGTTCAAAAGTGCGCCCGCGTTTTCATAGAAGACAATCCATCCGCCTCGGTCACCGACTTCCGCGAAGATGTCCTCGACCAGGCCCACACAATATGTCGCGAGGATCAGAAGATGTGCCGTGAGATAGGGCTCAACGGTCAAAAGCTGATCACGCCCGGTTCGGCCATCATCACCCACTGCAACGCCGGAGCACTCGCCACAGCCGGTCAGGGCACCGCCCTCTCACCCCTTTACGAAGCGCACGCAGCAGGCACACCATTCACCGTTTACGTTGACGAAACCCGTCCACTGCTTCAGGGCGCACGGTTGACGGCATGGGAGCTGAATCAGCAGAATATCCCCGTAACGCTGATCTGCGATAATATGGCTGCCTCGCTGATGGCCGAGGGCAAAATAACCGCTGTGATTACCGGCGCAGACCGCATCGCAGCCAACGGCGACACCGCAAACAAGATAGGCACCCTCAATCTAGCCCTGCTTGCGTACCACTTCGGCATACCATTCTACATTGCCGCTCCGTCCAGCACCTTTGATATTGACACCCCTATGGGCGAAAAAATAGTGATCGAGCAGCGCGATCCGGCCGAAGTAAAATGTATACTTGACCGCGCTGTCTCGCCGGCTACAATCTGTGCATATAATCCGGCTTTCGATCTGACTCCAGCAAAGTATATTACCGCTATGATCACAGAAAAAGGCATAATTGAAAAACCGAACAAATCCACGATAGCCGAACACCTCGCGCAATAA
- a CDS encoding NAD(P)/FAD-dependent oxidoreductase, with product MSQISVVILGAGPAGLSAGYELAKKGVAVNIVEKDSIVGGISRTVEHNGFRFDIGGHRFFTKMDRVNKLWDEILGDEFLTRPRISRIYYNHKFFDYPLKISNTFKNLGPIKSFEFFLSYLGSKIQPYPREDNLEQWVSNRFGRKLYRAFFKTYTEKVWNIPCDQIEAEWAAQRIKGLSFSSAVRAALLGNSNGKIKSLIDEFKYPRLGPGQMYETMAEKIREIGGKMIMNTRVTKLTKTDNTLASVEVTDSDGTTQTLTADHILSSIPLTELVQIIDDSVPDHVCRAAEKLSYRSLLTINLMMNRPESFPDTWIYIHSPKVKVGRVQCFKNWSPHMVPDSDQSSLGLEYFCTEGDSLWNAADADLVELGKNEIAQLELADPTTVFDAFVIRTPKTYPVYMANYREHLAAIKDYVTPITNLQCIGRNGMFKYNNMDHSILTGLLAADNILGADNDLWTVNTETAYHEQTEN from the coding sequence ATGTCTCAAATTTCAGTCGTCATCCTCGGTGCAGGTCCAGCGGGGCTATCAGCCGGCTATGAACTCGCAAAAAAGGGCGTCGCAGTAAATATCGTTGAAAAAGACAGCATCGTCGGGGGCATCAGCCGAACCGTCGAGCACAACGGGTTTCGATTTGACATTGGCGGCCATCGCTTTTTCACTAAGATGGACCGTGTAAACAAGCTCTGGGACGAGATTCTCGGGGACGAGTTTCTCACGCGTCCACGCATCAGCCGGATTTATTACAATCATAAGTTTTTCGACTACCCGCTGAAAATTTCCAACACATTCAAGAATCTCGGCCCGATAAAGAGTTTCGAATTTTTCCTCTCATATCTTGGCAGCAAAATACAACCATACCCCCGTGAGGATAATCTCGAGCAGTGGGTCTCCAACCGCTTCGGCCGAAAGCTCTACCGCGCCTTCTTCAAGACATACACAGAAAAAGTGTGGAATATCCCGTGCGATCAGATCGAAGCCGAATGGGCCGCCCAGCGGATCAAGGGCCTTTCCTTCAGTTCCGCCGTCCGTGCAGCACTGCTTGGCAACAGCAATGGCAAAATAAAATCCCTCATTGACGAATTCAAGTACCCCCGTCTAGGGCCCGGTCAGATGTACGAAACCATGGCTGAAAAGATACGCGAAATTGGCGGTAAGATGATCATGAACACCCGCGTTACGAAACTAACCAAAACCGACAATACCCTCGCATCTGTCGAAGTCACCGATTCCGACGGGACAACCCAAACCCTCACAGCCGACCACATCCTCTCCAGCATCCCACTAACCGAACTTGTCCAGATCATCGATGATTCCGTGCCGGACCATGTTTGCCGGGCCGCCGAAAAGCTCTCCTATCGTTCGCTGCTCACTATCAATTTGATGATGAACCGTCCCGAGAGTTTCCCCGACACCTGGATCTATATTCACTCCCCAAAAGTAAAGGTCGGCCGTGTACAGTGCTTCAAGAACTGGTCGCCGCACATGGTGCCCGACTCTGACCAGTCCTCGCTTGGCCTGGAATACTTCTGCACAGAAGGCGACTCGCTTTGGAACGCAGCCGACGCAGATCTGGTCGAACTCGGCAAAAACGAGATCGCCCAGCTCGAACTTGCCGATCCCACAACCGTCTTCGATGCATTCGTCATCCGCACTCCCAAGACCTATCCCGTATACATGGCCAACTATCGCGAACACCTCGCCGCCATAAAAGACTACGTCACACCCATCACCAACCTGCAGTGCATAGGCCGAAACGGTATGTTCAAATACAACAACATGGACCACTCAATTCTCACCGGCCTGCTCGCCGCTGACAATATCCTCGGTGCGGACAACGATCTCTGGACAGTAAATACCGAAACAGCTTATCACGAGCAAACGGAGAATTAA